A single region of the candidate division KSB1 bacterium genome encodes:
- a CDS encoding response regulator codes for MNRRSPKSTVLVVDDDKNICKMIEIQLRKEKTYTIETASNGEACLKSIRESVPDLVLMDIQMPGIDGIETLKRIRDIEPLIPVVMMSAHGTIEKAVESMKLGAYDFITKPFASDRLSITV; via the coding sequence GTGAATCGCAGGTCTCCAAAAAGTACAGTTTTAGTTGTCGATGATGATAAAAACATCTGCAAGATGATCGAGATACAATTGCGGAAGGAGAAAACTTATACTATTGAGACAGCCTCAAACGGGGAAGCCTGCCTCAAGTCAATTAGAGAATCTGTGCCCGATTTAGTCCTCATGGACATCCAAATGCCCGGGATCGACGGCATCGAAACCTTGAAACGGATACGAGATATAGAGCCCCTGATTCCGGTGGTGATGATGTCGGCCCATGGAACAATTGAAAAGGCGGTTGAATCGATGAAGTTGGGCGCATACGATTTTATTACCAAGCCTTTTGCAAGTGACCGGCTTTCGATTACGGT